In a genomic window of Ralstonia nicotianae:
- a CDS encoding alkaline phosphatase has translation MHRLSLLSVAALAALALVACGSDGTSTGVATPDAGAITTGPTRNVVFFLGDGMGLATMTAARIYKVGEDGELTMDTLPETGFVRTFSNNAQVTDSAPSMSAYMTGVKMNNEVISMSPDTAAFDAGGKDYVSGADSTCPAGGNGKPVTTLLELMKAAGYGTGVVTTTRVTHATPAATYAHICHRDGENTIAAQLVPAGAGYNAALGDGVDVVFGGGRKHFQPSAAGGARTDGRDLVAELKAAGYRYAGNKAEFDTLSAGDSKVVGLFTSSHMAYDLDRDAAKEPSLVEMTTKAIDVLAAKKKGFFLMVEGGRIDHALHETTARKALQDTVAFDAAIRGALDKLSTIDPGLKNTLVVVTADHDHTLVLNGYAKRTGPTSDSNPGVLGLLKSYVNGATATDVGGNPYTILGFGTGENRPAARTALTDAAVYDKAYHQEAVIPTSAGGETHGGTDVFVGARGLGAERFTGVMDNTEVFGLIKQAVGL, from the coding sequence ATGCACCGACTTTCCCTTCTGTCCGTCGCCGCGCTGGCCGCGCTTGCCCTCGTGGCATGCGGCAGCGACGGCACTTCCACCGGCGTCGCCACGCCGGATGCCGGCGCGATCACCACCGGCCCGACCAGGAACGTGGTGTTCTTCCTCGGCGACGGCATGGGCCTGGCCACCATGACCGCCGCGCGCATCTACAAGGTGGGCGAGGATGGCGAGCTGACCATGGACACGCTGCCCGAGACCGGCTTCGTGCGGACCTTCTCCAACAACGCGCAGGTGACCGACTCCGCGCCGTCGATGTCGGCCTACATGACCGGCGTGAAGATGAACAACGAGGTCATCTCCATGTCGCCGGACACGGCGGCGTTCGATGCGGGCGGCAAGGACTACGTGTCCGGCGCCGACAGCACCTGCCCGGCCGGCGGCAACGGCAAGCCGGTGACGACGCTGCTGGAGCTGATGAAGGCCGCGGGCTACGGCACGGGCGTGGTCACCACCACGCGCGTCACGCATGCCACGCCGGCGGCCACCTACGCGCACATCTGCCACCGCGACGGCGAGAACACCATCGCCGCGCAGCTGGTGCCGGCCGGCGCGGGCTACAACGCCGCGCTGGGCGATGGCGTGGACGTGGTGTTCGGCGGCGGCCGCAAGCACTTCCAGCCGTCCGCCGCGGGCGGCGCGCGCACCGACGGCCGCGACCTGGTGGCCGAGCTGAAGGCGGCCGGCTACCGCTACGCCGGCAACAAGGCCGAGTTCGATACGCTGTCGGCCGGCGACAGCAAGGTGGTGGGCCTGTTCACCAGCAGCCACATGGCCTATGACCTGGACCGCGATGCGGCCAAGGAGCCGAGCCTGGTCGAGATGACCACCAAGGCCATCGACGTGCTGGCCGCCAAGAAGAAGGGCTTTTTCCTGATGGTGGAAGGCGGCCGCATCGACCACGCGCTGCACGAGACCACGGCGCGCAAGGCCCTGCAGGACACGGTGGCGTTCGATGCCGCCATTCGCGGCGCGCTGGACAAGCTCAGCACGATCGACCCGGGCCTGAAGAACACGCTCGTCGTCGTCACCGCCGACCACGACCACACGCTGGTGCTCAACGGCTACGCCAAGCGCACCGGCCCCACCAGCGACAGCAATCCGGGCGTTCTCGGCCTGCTCAAGAGCTACGTGAACGGCGCCACCGCCACCGACGTGGGCGGCAATCCGTACACCATCCTCGGCTTCGGCACCGGCGAGAACCGCCCGGCCGCGCGCACCGCGCTCACCGACGCGGCCGTCTACGACAAGGCCTACCACCAGGAAGCCGTGATCCCGACGTCGGCGGGCGGCGAGACGCACGGCGGCACCGATGTCTTTGTCGGCGCGCGCGGCCTGGGCGCGGAGCGCTTCACGGGCGTGATGGACAACACCGAGGTCTTCGGCCTCATCAAGCAGGCCGTCGGCCTGTGA
- a CDS encoding 5-formyltetrahydrofolate cyclo-ligase, which produces MPSFGNPHDPAHPTTPVESRRALRAMLLHARAALPDRVAHDGALARHLGGLLHALPVRCLAAYWPTQGEFDALGVLGHWLAADTARRALLPVVTDKFSPLQFRRWTPDCEMAPGAYGIPIPRAGEAETPDALLVPCVGFDAHRYRIGYGGGFYDRTLAALHAAGHRPRTIGIAFEANRLESIAPQPHDIALDCIVTEHGVF; this is translated from the coding sequence ATGCCATCCTTCGGCAACCCGCACGATCCGGCCCACCCGACCACACCGGTCGAATCGCGCCGCGCCCTGCGCGCCATGCTGCTGCACGCGCGCGCCGCGCTGCCGGACCGGGTCGCGCACGACGGCGCGCTGGCCCGCCACCTGGGCGGGCTGCTGCATGCCCTGCCCGTCCGGTGCCTGGCGGCCTACTGGCCCACGCAGGGCGAGTTCGACGCGCTCGGCGTGCTGGGTCACTGGCTGGCGGCCGACACGGCGCGCCGCGCGCTGCTGCCCGTGGTGACTGACAAGTTTTCACCGCTGCAGTTTCGGCGCTGGACGCCCGATTGCGAAATGGCGCCGGGCGCCTACGGCATCCCCATCCCCCGCGCGGGCGAGGCTGAGACGCCCGATGCCCTGCTGGTGCCGTGCGTGGGCTTCGATGCGCACCGCTATCGCATCGGCTACGGCGGCGGCTTCTACGACCGCACGCTGGCCGCGCTGCATGCCGCGGGGCACCGGCCGCGCACCATCGGCATCGCCTTCGAAGCCAACCGGCTGGAGTCGATCGCGCCGCAGCCGCACGATATCGCGCTCGACTGCATCGTGACCGAGCACGGCGTGTTCTGA
- a CDS encoding phage holin family protein: MRLLAVWVINALALLLVAYLLNGIHVNGFTSALIAALVLGLVNTLIRPILVILTLPVTVLTLGLFIFVINALLFMFVGNVLAGFHVASFGAALLGSVLYSVISWLLSSLLLRD; the protein is encoded by the coding sequence ATGAGACTGCTCGCTGTCTGGGTCATCAACGCGCTGGCGTTGCTTCTTGTTGCTTACCTGCTCAACGGCATCCACGTCAACGGCTTCACCTCCGCGCTGATCGCGGCGCTGGTGCTGGGCCTCGTCAATACGCTGATCCGTCCGATCCTGGTCATCCTCACCCTGCCGGTGACGGTCCTCACGCTCGGGCTGTTCATCTTCGTCATCAACGCACTGCTGTTCATGTTTGTCGGCAACGTGCTGGCAGGCTTCCATGTGGCCAGCTTCGGCGCGGCACTGCTGGGCTCGGTGCTGTACAGCGTGATCTCGTGGCTGCTCTCCAGCCTGCTGCTGCGCGATTGA
- the metF gene encoding methylenetetrahydrofolate reductase [NAD(P)H], protein MQDRQFSFEFFPPKTAEGAEKLRNTRAQLSPLKPRFISVTFGAGGTTQQGTLDAVVEIQREGIEAAPHLSCVGSSRESIRAILDTYREHGIRRIVALRGDMPSGMGEIGEFRFANELVEFIRKEMNDTFHIEVAAYPEYHPQARSSRQDLENFARKVKAGANSAITQYFFNADAYFQFVDDARKLGVDVPIVPGIMPITNSSQLMRFSEMCGAEIPRWIAKRLESFGDDRESIRAFGLDVVTALCDRLLAGGAPGLHFYTLNAAAATRAIWQRLGL, encoded by the coding sequence ATGCAAGACCGTCAATTCAGTTTCGAATTCTTCCCGCCCAAGACGGCGGAAGGCGCCGAGAAGCTGCGCAACACGCGCGCGCAGCTCAGCCCCCTCAAGCCGCGCTTCATTTCCGTGACCTTCGGGGCGGGCGGCACCACGCAGCAGGGCACGCTCGACGCCGTGGTGGAGATCCAGCGCGAAGGCATCGAGGCCGCGCCGCACCTGTCGTGCGTGGGCTCGTCGCGCGAGAGCATCCGCGCCATCCTCGACACGTATCGTGAGCACGGCATCCGCCGCATCGTCGCGCTGCGCGGCGACATGCCCTCGGGCATGGGCGAGATCGGCGAGTTCCGCTTCGCCAACGAGCTGGTCGAGTTCATCCGCAAGGAGATGAACGACACCTTCCACATCGAGGTGGCGGCGTATCCCGAGTACCACCCGCAGGCACGCTCGTCGCGCCAGGACCTGGAGAATTTCGCCCGCAAGGTCAAGGCCGGCGCCAACTCCGCCATCACGCAGTACTTCTTCAACGCCGACGCCTACTTCCAGTTCGTCGACGACGCGCGCAAGCTGGGCGTGGATGTGCCCATCGTGCCGGGCATCATGCCGATCACCAATTCGTCGCAGCTGATGCGCTTCTCGGAGATGTGCGGCGCGGAGATCCCGCGCTGGATCGCCAAGCGGCTGGAGAGCTTCGGCGACGACCGCGAATCGATCCGCGCCTTCGGCCTGGACGTGGTGACGGCGCTGTGCGACCGGCTGCTCGCGGGGGGCGCACCGGGCCTGCATTTCTACACGCTCAACGCGGCCGCCGCCACGCGCGCGATCTGGCAGCGGCTGGGGCTGTAG
- a CDS encoding lytic transglycosylase domain-containing protein, with translation MTVKGKAVYRAVALAFAGVIGMGAVGPVPLAVAGKRPALQVIPANPDDAFVELRNAARRNDVARSWELADSLSDYPIPSYVQYFRIKPQLFDASGYARTDAPEDEIRSFLQRYKGEAIADRLRNDWLLVLGKKRDWATFDAEYPQFVLKDDTQVECYALLSRAMKGQNVAADARNTLSDPKGYGEGCVDLIGYLAQSGQLARADVAFAARLSLEQNLITQAARIAAMLPEGDRVDNDTLANVTRMARSDPSQATAYLMAQSGGLSKEEQGAGWGVIGQYAAKKQTPDALDAYRRQMTLGGDAWLSDDSQEWRVRTALRAGDWKMVRQAIDSMRAPLRSRDPAWTYWYGRALKADGRNEDAKQQFQSIAGQFNFYGQLALEELGQRITVPQRTAVTDAEIDPMGRNHPGFGRAKRLYDLNLRFEGNREWNWELRNMSDRELLAAAEYGRKLGMLDRTVNSADKTRNEHDFSLRFPMPFRNVVERNADAVGLDVAWTYGLIRQESRFIMDARSSVGASGLMQVMPETAKRVAKKIGLPAFRPSQMSDIDTNVLLGTSYLSMILTDLDSSMTLATAGYNAGPGRPKRWRSTLTRPVEGAIFAETIPFNETRTYVKNVLSNATYYGALLTGRPQSLKDRLGKVAPEAVTPDDLP, from the coding sequence ATGACAGTGAAGGGCAAGGCAGTATATCGCGCGGTGGCGCTGGCTTTCGCGGGCGTGATCGGCATGGGCGCGGTGGGGCCGGTGCCCCTGGCGGTGGCCGGCAAGCGGCCGGCGCTGCAGGTCATTCCGGCCAATCCGGACGATGCCTTCGTCGAGTTGCGCAACGCCGCGCGCCGCAACGACGTGGCCCGCAGCTGGGAGCTCGCGGACAGCCTGTCCGACTACCCGATCCCATCCTACGTCCAGTATTTCCGCATCAAGCCGCAGCTGTTCGACGCCAGCGGCTACGCGCGCACAGATGCGCCGGAAGACGAGATCCGCTCGTTCCTGCAGCGCTACAAGGGCGAGGCCATCGCCGACCGCCTGCGCAACGACTGGCTGCTGGTGCTCGGCAAGAAGCGCGACTGGGCCACCTTCGACGCCGAATACCCGCAGTTCGTGCTCAAGGACGACACCCAGGTCGAGTGCTACGCGCTGCTGTCGCGCGCAATGAAGGGCCAGAACGTGGCCGCCGACGCGCGCAACACCCTGTCCGATCCCAAGGGCTACGGCGAGGGCTGCGTCGACCTGATCGGTTATCTCGCCCAGTCCGGCCAGCTCGCGCGCGCCGACGTCGCCTTCGCGGCGCGGCTGTCGCTGGAGCAGAACCTCATCACGCAGGCCGCGCGCATCGCCGCCATGCTGCCGGAGGGCGACCGGGTCGACAACGATACGCTCGCCAACGTCACGCGCATGGCGCGCAGCGACCCGTCGCAGGCCACCGCCTACCTGATGGCGCAAAGCGGCGGCCTGTCGAAGGAAGAGCAGGGCGCGGGCTGGGGCGTGATCGGCCAGTACGCCGCCAAGAAGCAGACGCCCGATGCGCTCGACGCCTACCGCCGCCAGATGACGCTGGGCGGCGACGCCTGGCTGTCGGACGACTCGCAGGAATGGCGCGTGCGCACCGCCCTGCGCGCCGGCGACTGGAAGATGGTGCGCCAGGCCATCGATTCGATGCGCGCGCCGCTGCGCAGCCGCGATCCGGCCTGGACCTACTGGTACGGCCGTGCGCTCAAGGCCGACGGCCGCAACGAGGACGCGAAGCAGCAGTTCCAGTCGATCGCCGGGCAGTTCAACTTCTATGGCCAGTTGGCGCTGGAAGAGCTCGGCCAGCGCATCACCGTGCCGCAGCGCACGGCCGTGACCGATGCCGAGATCGACCCGATGGGCCGCAACCATCCGGGCTTCGGCCGCGCCAAGCGGCTGTATGACCTGAACCTGCGCTTCGAGGGCAACCGCGAGTGGAACTGGGAGCTGCGCAACATGAGCGACCGCGAGCTGCTGGCGGCGGCGGAGTATGGCCGCAAGCTCGGCATGCTCGACCGCACCGTCAACTCGGCCGACAAGACCCGCAACGAGCATGACTTCTCGCTGCGCTTCCCGATGCCGTTCCGCAACGTGGTCGAGCGCAACGCCGATGCCGTCGGCCTGGACGTCGCCTGGACCTACGGCCTGATCCGCCAGGAATCGCGCTTCATCATGGACGCGCGCTCCTCGGTGGGCGCATCGGGCCTGATGCAGGTGATGCCCGAGACCGCCAAGCGCGTCGCCAAGAAGATCGGCCTGCCCGCCTTCCGTCCCTCGCAGATGAGCGACATCGATACCAACGTGCTGCTCGGCACCAGCTACCTGTCGATGATCCTGACCGACCTCGACAGCTCGATGACGCTGGCCACCGCCGGCTACAACGCCGGCCCCGGCCGGCCCAAGCGCTGGCGCTCCACGCTGACGCGCCCGGTGGAAGGCGCGATCTTCGCCGAGACCATCCCCTTCAACGAGACCCGCACCTACGTGAAGAACGTACTGTCGAACGCCACCTACTACGGTGCCCTGCTGACCGGCCGGCCGCAATCGCTGAAAGACCGCCTGGGCAAGGTCGCGCCCGAGGCCGTGACGCCGGACGATCTGCCGTAG
- the ahcY gene encoding adenosylhomocysteinase: protein MNAVTDLKHDYLVADIKLADWGRKEIAIAETEMPGLMAIRDEFAASQPLKGARIAGSLHMTIQTAVLIETLKALGADVRWASCNIFSTQDHAAAAIAASGTPVFAFKGESLKEYWDFTHRIFEWADGGTPNMILDDGGDATLLLHLGAKAEQDASVIAKPGSEEETFLFAAIKEKLAKDATFYSRNLDAIKGVTEETTTGVHRLYQMAQRGELRFPAINVNDSVTKSKFDNLYGCRESLVDGIKRATDVMIAGKVAVVAGYGDVGKGSAQALRALSAQVWVTEIDPICALQAAMEGYRVVTMDYAAEHGDIFVTCTGNYHVITHDHMAKMKDQAIVCNIGHFDNEIDIASVEQYQWEEIKPQVDHVIFPDGKKIIILAKGRLVNLGCATGHPSYVMSSSFANQTIAQIELWTEAQKGSSKYPVGVYTLPKHLDEKVARLQLKKLNAQLTVLTDKQAAYIGVSKEGPYKADHYRY from the coding sequence ATGAACGCTGTGACCGATCTGAAACACGACTACCTCGTCGCCGACATCAAGCTGGCCGACTGGGGCCGCAAGGAAATCGCCATCGCCGAGACCGAAATGCCGGGCCTGATGGCGATCCGCGACGAATTTGCCGCGAGCCAGCCGCTCAAGGGCGCGCGCATCGCCGGCTCGCTGCACATGACCATCCAGACCGCCGTGCTGATCGAGACGCTCAAGGCGCTCGGCGCCGACGTGCGCTGGGCCTCGTGCAACATCTTCTCGACGCAGGACCACGCCGCCGCCGCCATCGCTGCATCGGGTACGCCGGTGTTCGCGTTCAAGGGCGAGTCGCTCAAGGAATACTGGGACTTCACGCACCGCATCTTCGAATGGGCCGACGGCGGCACACCCAACATGATCCTGGACGACGGCGGCGACGCCACGCTGCTGCTGCACCTGGGCGCCAAGGCTGAGCAGGACGCCTCGGTGATCGCCAAGCCGGGCAGCGAGGAAGAAACCTTCCTGTTCGCCGCGATCAAGGAAAAGCTGGCCAAGGACGCGACGTTCTACAGCCGCAACCTCGACGCCATCAAGGGCGTGACCGAAGAGACCACCACCGGCGTGCACCGCCTGTACCAGATGGCCCAGCGCGGCGAGCTGCGCTTCCCGGCCATCAACGTCAACGACTCGGTCACCAAGAGCAAGTTCGACAACCTGTACGGCTGCCGTGAATCGCTGGTCGACGGCATCAAGCGCGCGACCGACGTGATGATCGCCGGCAAGGTGGCCGTCGTGGCCGGCTACGGCGATGTGGGCAAGGGCTCGGCGCAGGCGCTGCGCGCGCTGTCGGCGCAGGTGTGGGTGACCGAAATCGACCCGATCTGCGCGCTGCAGGCCGCCATGGAAGGCTACCGCGTGGTGACCATGGACTACGCCGCCGAGCACGGCGACATCTTCGTCACCTGCACCGGCAACTACCACGTCATCACGCACGACCACATGGCCAAGATGAAAGACCAGGCCATCGTCTGCAACATCGGCCACTTCGACAACGAGATCGACATCGCCTCGGTCGAGCAGTACCAGTGGGAAGAGATCAAGCCGCAGGTCGATCACGTGATCTTCCCCGACGGCAAGAAGATCATCATCCTGGCCAAGGGCCGCCTGGTGAACCTGGGCTGCGCCACCGGCCATCCGTCGTACGTGATGAGCAGTTCGTTCGCCAACCAGACCATCGCCCAGATCGAGCTGTGGACCGAGGCGCAGAAGGGCTCGAGCAAGTACCCGGTGGGCGTCTACACGCTGCCCAAGCATCTCGACGAGAAGGTCGCGCGCCTGCAGCTCAAGAAGCTGAACGCGCAGCTGACCGTGCTGACCGACAAACAGGCCGCCTACATCGGCGTGAGCAAGGAAGGCCCGTACAAGGCCGACCACTATCGCTATTAA
- a CDS encoding alkaline phosphatase produces MTKQSNRILRAGALALAAAAALPVLPARAAGEARNVIFFLGDGMGPTTVTAARIYKAGEAGQLTMESLKRTARIKTYSNDAQTTDSAPSMSAYMTGVKMNNEVISMSADTKASDSAGKGYVSGADTTCPAGNGTPATTLLELAKAAGKSVGAVTTTRVTHATPAATYSHLCHRDGENQIAAQGAPGNALYNAALKDGLDVLLGGGRRHFLPQGTAGSKRTDTTDLIAQFQAASYTYVSTGTQLAAVDPAATTRLLGLFNLDHMNYELDRVNKRVDEPSLADMTEKAIRILQKNGNGYFLMVEGGRIDHALHGTNAKRALEDTVAFDEAIKRALSLVDRGNTLIVVTADHDHTMTINGYAHRGNPILGLSTDLKTRQPQLAADGLPYTTLVFGNGGNTRKATRDNLAAVDTTADDYLQDVGVQLGNPGSETHGGGDVMLFSSGPGSAPLKGTLDNTRVFGAVRSAMGL; encoded by the coding sequence ATGACCAAGCAATCGAACCGCATCCTCCGCGCCGGCGCGCTCGCGCTGGCGGCGGCCGCAGCGTTGCCCGTGCTCCCGGCCCGCGCGGCCGGCGAGGCCAGGAACGTGATCTTCTTCCTGGGCGACGGCATGGGCCCGACCACCGTCACCGCCGCGCGCATCTACAAGGCGGGCGAGGCCGGCCAGCTGACCATGGAGTCGCTCAAGCGCACCGCGCGCATCAAGACCTACTCCAACGACGCGCAGACCACCGACAGCGCCCCATCGATGTCGGCCTACATGACCGGCGTGAAGATGAACAACGAGGTCATCTCGATGTCGGCCGACACCAAGGCCAGCGACAGCGCCGGCAAGGGCTACGTCAGCGGTGCCGATACCACCTGCCCCGCCGGCAACGGCACCCCGGCGACCACGCTGCTGGAGCTGGCGAAGGCCGCCGGCAAGTCGGTCGGCGCGGTGACCACCACGCGCGTCACGCATGCCACGCCGGCCGCCACGTATTCGCACCTCTGCCACCGCGACGGCGAGAACCAGATCGCCGCGCAGGGCGCGCCGGGCAACGCGCTGTACAACGCCGCGCTGAAGGACGGCCTGGACGTGCTGCTGGGCGGCGGCCGCCGCCACTTCCTGCCGCAGGGCACGGCCGGCAGCAAGCGCACCGACACCACCGACCTGATCGCCCAGTTCCAGGCCGCCAGCTACACCTACGTGTCGACCGGCACGCAGCTGGCGGCGGTCGACCCGGCCGCGACCACCAGGCTGCTCGGCCTGTTCAATCTCGACCACATGAACTATGAGCTGGACCGCGTGAACAAGCGTGTGGACGAGCCCAGCCTGGCCGACATGACGGAGAAGGCCATCCGCATCCTGCAGAAGAACGGCAACGGCTACTTCCTGATGGTCGAGGGCGGCCGCATCGACCACGCGCTGCACGGCACCAACGCCAAGCGCGCGCTGGAAGACACCGTCGCCTTCGACGAGGCCATCAAGCGCGCGCTGTCGCTGGTCGACCGCGGCAACACGCTGATCGTCGTCACGGCCGACCACGACCACACCATGACGATCAACGGCTACGCGCATCGCGGCAATCCGATCCTCGGGCTGTCCACCGACCTCAAGACCCGCCAGCCGCAGCTGGCCGCCGACGGCCTGCCCTACACCACCCTGGTGTTCGGCAACGGCGGCAACACGCGCAAGGCGACGCGCGACAACCTCGCGGCGGTCGACACCACGGCGGACGATTACTTGCAGGATGTCGGCGTGCAGCTCGGTAACCCCGGCTCGGAAACGCACGGCGGCGGCGACGTGATGCTGTTCTCCTCCGGCCCTGGCAGCGCGCCGCTGAAAGGCACGCTGGACAACACGCGGGTGTTCGGCGCGGTCCGGTCGGCCATGGGTCTCTGA
- a CDS encoding complex I NDUFA9 subunit family protein: MRTSNLLVLGGTGFIGTQLLSRLVTETFAAPGLPDGRVIVPTRDAESARAHNLTLLPRVDVMEADVHADDALDALFLALTEGGGEHCAVINLVGVLQDVRAAPYGPAFRRAHVDLPRRVVDACRRHGVKRLLHMSALGADPAGPSMYQRSKGDGERIVTGSDLDWTVFRPSVVFGPGDHFLNLFARLQRLAPFVPLARAEARFQPVYVDDVAAAFAHALDNPATFGHVYPLVGPRVYTLAELVRFAGTASGHPRWIVPLSDAMGRLQATLFEQLPGSPLSRDNLDSMRIDNISAEPIAPELDIHPLGMEAVMTATLAGRGPNGRLGDARARAHR; this comes from the coding sequence ATGCGAACCTCCAACCTGCTCGTGCTGGGCGGCACCGGATTCATCGGCACCCAGCTGCTGTCGCGCCTCGTCACCGAAACCTTTGCCGCGCCCGGACTGCCCGACGGCCGCGTCATCGTGCCGACCCGCGACGCGGAATCTGCCCGGGCACACAACCTGACGCTGCTGCCGCGCGTGGACGTGATGGAAGCCGACGTGCACGCCGACGACGCCCTCGATGCACTGTTCCTCGCGCTCACCGAGGGCGGCGGCGAACACTGCGCCGTGATCAACCTGGTGGGCGTCCTGCAGGACGTGCGCGCCGCGCCCTACGGCCCAGCCTTCCGCCGCGCCCATGTCGACCTGCCGCGCCGCGTGGTGGACGCCTGCCGGCGCCATGGGGTGAAGCGCCTGCTGCACATGAGCGCGCTGGGCGCCGATCCGGCCGGCCCATCGATGTACCAGCGCAGCAAGGGCGACGGCGAGCGCATCGTCACCGGCAGCGACCTGGACTGGACGGTGTTCCGCCCGTCCGTCGTGTTCGGCCCCGGCGATCACTTCCTCAACCTGTTCGCGCGCCTGCAGCGCCTCGCGCCGTTCGTGCCGCTGGCCCGCGCCGAGGCGCGCTTCCAGCCCGTGTACGTGGATGACGTGGCCGCGGCGTTCGCCCACGCGCTGGACAACCCGGCCACCTTCGGCCACGTCTATCCGCTGGTCGGCCCGCGCGTCTACACGCTGGCCGAGCTGGTGCGCTTCGCCGGCACGGCCAGCGGCCACCCGCGCTGGATCGTGCCGCTGTCGGATGCCATGGGCCGCCTGCAGGCCACGCTGTTCGAGCAGTTGCCCGGCTCGCCGCTCTCGCGCGACAACCTCGACTCCATGCGCATCGACAACATCAGCGCCGAGCCGATCGCCCCGGAGCTCGACATCCACCCGCTGGGCATGGAAGCCGTGATGACCGCGACCCTGGCTGGGCGCGGCCCCAACGGCAGGCTCGGCGATGCGCGGGCGCGTGCCCATCGCTAG
- a CDS encoding L,D-transpeptidase, translating into MFRFECVSGDRDHPTDRGIFRVLWKAESHRSRAYDVQMDYALFFTNDGKALHQYHGVAPLALIRAARGNISEWFGSHGCVRLAEADAKALFAWASIGTIVQVS; encoded by the coding sequence GTGTTTCGGTTTGAATGCGTCAGCGGCGATCGGGATCATCCGACCGACCGGGGTATCTTCAGAGTGCTCTGGAAGGCCGAGTCCCATCGCAGCCGCGCATACGACGTTCAAATGGACTACGCATTGTTTTTCACAAATGACGGCAAAGCCCTGCACCAATACCATGGCGTTGCCCCGCTCGCCCTGATACGCGCAGCTCGCGGCAACATCAGCGAATGGTTCGGCTCGCACGGTTGTGTTCGATTGGCCGAGGCAGACGCCAAAGCCCTGTTTGCATGGGCATCCATCGGCACCATCGTCCAGGTTTCATGA
- the thiD gene encoding bifunctional hydroxymethylpyrimidine kinase/phosphomethylpyrimidine kinase — translation MTITDPTLAIVAPASHVPRVLTIAGSDSGGGAGIQADLKTFAALGCYGMSAITAVTAQNTLGVAAVESLTPDIVGAQIDAVAQDIGVDAAKTGMLGSPAVVEAIVSALARHPIAALVVDPVMVSTSGAQLGSDATAQAMAKWLFPRALLITPNLPEASALLGRAVRTADDMLPAARDLLTLGSRAVLLKGGHLADVAIPGEDGVLQDVLVTADGIERIYTHTQIDTPHTHGTGCTLSAAIAAHLARGEPLEAAVELSLDYLLHAIGAGRHLALGRGAGPLNHGFAPRPLAAPRAVDVGDAD, via the coding sequence ATGACGATCACCGACCCGACGCTCGCCATTGTCGCTCCCGCTTCGCACGTGCCGCGCGTGCTCACCATTGCCGGCTCGGACAGCGGCGGTGGCGCCGGCATCCAGGCCGACCTGAAGACCTTCGCCGCGCTCGGCTGCTACGGCATGTCGGCCATCACCGCCGTCACGGCGCAGAACACGCTGGGCGTGGCGGCGGTCGAGTCGCTCACGCCGGACATCGTCGGCGCGCAGATCGATGCCGTGGCACAGGACATCGGTGTCGATGCCGCCAAGACCGGCATGCTGGGCTCGCCGGCGGTGGTCGAGGCGATCGTCTCGGCGCTGGCGCGCCATCCGATCGCCGCGCTGGTGGTCGATCCCGTGATGGTCAGCACCAGCGGCGCCCAGCTCGGCAGCGATGCCACCGCGCAGGCCATGGCGAAATGGCTGTTTCCGCGTGCGCTGCTGATCACGCCCAATCTGCCCGAAGCGAGCGCGCTGCTCGGCCGCGCGGTCCGCACCGCCGACGACATGCTGCCCGCCGCGCGCGATCTGCTGACACTGGGGTCGCGCGCCGTGCTGCTCAAGGGCGGCCACCTCGCCGATGTGGCCATCCCCGGCGAGGACGGCGTGCTGCAGGATGTGCTGGTCACCGCCGACGGCATCGAGCGCATCTACACGCACACCCAGATCGACACGCCGCACACGCACGGCACGGGTTGCACGCTGTCGGCGGCCATCGCCGCGCACCTGGCGCGCGGCGAGCCGCTGGAGGCGGCGGTCGAGCTGTCGCTGGATTACCTGCTGCACGCCATCGGCGCCGGCCGGCACCTGGCCCTGGGCCGTGGCGCCGGTCCGCTGAATCACGGCTTTGCGCCGCGCCCGCTGGCCGCGCCACGCGCGGTGGACGTGGGCGACGCGGACTGA
- a CDS encoding TfoX/Sxy family protein: protein MATAPDPLIAWLLDELQPLAAQIGEIRARRMFGGAGLYHDDIVFALVIRGTCYLRVDDATRARFAAEGGTPFQYEREGRTITMTGYLSTPADALDGGQPLRDWVRLAIEAARRAANAKAARPKRAPAKSAAAGQAGAKKKAPARKTTARAKR, encoded by the coding sequence ATGGCAACCGCCCCCGACCCGCTGATCGCCTGGCTGCTGGACGAACTGCAGCCGCTGGCCGCGCAGATCGGCGAGATCCGCGCGCGCCGGATGTTCGGCGGGGCGGGGCTGTATCACGACGACATCGTCTTCGCGCTGGTGATCCGGGGCACCTGCTACCTGCGCGTGGACGATGCCACGCGTGCGCGCTTCGCTGCCGAGGGCGGCACCCCGTTCCAGTACGAGCGCGAAGGCCGCACCATCACCATGACCGGCTACCTCAGCACGCCGGCCGATGCGCTCGACGGCGGCCAGCCGCTGCGCGACTGGGTCCGCCTGGCCATCGAAGCCGCGCGGCGCGCGGCGAACGCCAAAGCCGCCAGGCCGAAGCGCGCGCCGGCCAAGTCCGCCGCCGCCGGGCAGGCCGGTGCGAAGAAGAAGGCCCCCGCCAGGAAGACCACGGCACGCGCCAAGCGCTGA